A genomic segment from Luteolibacter ambystomatis encodes:
- a CDS encoding AAA family ATPase — protein sequence MTQAHETATKLEQAVRTVMRGQDHVIRRVLACMASGGHILLEDYPGTGKTTMAKAIAKAVSGAVFKRVQFTPDLLPSDILGVSILDPKSHEFRFQPGPVFADILLADEINRASPRTQSALLEAMGERQATIDGQRHELDGLFFVIATQNPVEFRGTYPLPEAQMDRFAMQCALGYVNADEEAAILADQVERHPVDALSPAVSREEVVQLMEAVRAVRFSDELRHYVVSLVSATRGHREIQLPASPRASLALMKTAQALSLFEGRDYVLPETIQEVAVDVIAHRLVLEPEARYSGTSARSIVAGLVERTPVPV from the coding sequence ATGACCCAAGCCCACGAGACCGCCACCAAACTCGAACAAGCCGTCCGCACCGTGATGCGCGGCCAGGACCACGTGATCCGCCGCGTGCTGGCCTGCATGGCCTCCGGCGGCCACATCCTGCTGGAAGACTATCCCGGCACCGGCAAGACGACGATGGCCAAGGCGATCGCGAAAGCGGTATCAGGCGCGGTGTTCAAGCGCGTCCAGTTCACCCCGGACCTGCTGCCTTCGGACATCCTCGGCGTTTCGATTCTCGATCCGAAGTCGCACGAGTTCCGTTTCCAGCCCGGCCCGGTCTTCGCGGACATCCTGCTGGCGGACGAGATCAACCGCGCCTCGCCACGCACCCAGAGCGCGCTGTTGGAGGCCATGGGTGAACGCCAAGCCACCATCGACGGCCAGCGCCATGAGTTGGATGGATTGTTCTTCGTCATCGCCACGCAGAACCCCGTGGAATTCCGCGGCACCTATCCGCTGCCGGAGGCGCAGATGGACCGCTTCGCCATGCAGTGCGCGCTGGGCTATGTGAATGCCGATGAGGAAGCCGCCATTCTCGCCGACCAGGTCGAACGCCATCCGGTGGATGCCTTGTCTCCCGCTGTCAGCCGCGAGGAGGTGGTGCAGTTGATGGAAGCGGTCCGCGCCGTGCGTTTCAGCGACGAGCTCCGCCACTATGTGGTCTCGTTGGTTTCCGCGACGCGCGGCCATCGTGAAATCCAGCTCCCGGCCAGCCCGCGCGCCTCACTGGCGCTGATGAAAACCGCGCAGGCTCTCTCCCTCTTCGAAGGCCGCGACTACGTGCTGCCGGAAACCATTCAGGAAGTGGCGGTGGACGTGATCGCACACCGTCTGGTACTCGAGCCGGAAGCCCGCTACTCCGGCACCAGCGCCCGCTCGATCGTGGCCGGGCTGGTCGAACGCACTCCCGTGCCGGTGTGA